A genomic stretch from Glaciecola nitratireducens FR1064 includes:
- the cysS gene encoding cysteine--tRNA ligase, which yields MLQIYNTLTRKKEPFTPLVENKVGLYVCGITVYDLCHMGHARTYLSFDIMVRYLRHAGYDVNYVRNITDVDDKIIQRAIANNETPDELTKRTIAMMHEDFASINLTEPDIEPRVTEHMDEIVDVIQRLIEKKHAYQAPSGDVLFDVSSYEQYGRLSKQDLSQLNAGARVETSSDKDDPLDFVLWKSAKPDEPSWASPWGNGRPGWHIECSAMNHKHLGEHFDIHGGGSDLMFPHHENEIAQSCCAFDTPYVNTWMHAGMVQVDDVKMSKSLGNFFTLRDVLKVHDPETLRFFLMSAHYRSQLSYSQDSISQAKAGLERLYTSLRDITPNMGVDLAQGGYLARFEAAMNDDFNMPVAFSVLFDVAKDLNKASDPAVANDLAGILKKLGAILGILQMAPSDYLQGNLGGEEGDDLAAKVEALIEQRNTARANKDWPMADAARDGLNEIGVVLEDGPSGTTWRKV from the coding sequence ATGCTACAGATTTACAACACTTTAACTCGCAAAAAAGAGCCCTTTACTCCGCTAGTTGAGAACAAGGTCGGCTTATATGTGTGCGGAATTACCGTGTATGATCTCTGTCATATGGGCCATGCCCGTACCTACCTCAGTTTTGATATTATGGTTCGATACCTTCGTCACGCTGGCTACGACGTCAACTACGTGCGTAATATTACTGATGTTGATGATAAAATTATTCAACGCGCGATCGCTAATAATGAAACACCAGACGAATTAACCAAGCGCACCATTGCTATGATGCATGAAGATTTCGCGTCAATTAACCTAACAGAGCCTGATATAGAGCCTCGTGTTACTGAACACATGGACGAAATTGTTGATGTTATTCAACGCTTAATTGAAAAAAAGCACGCTTATCAAGCTCCCTCAGGTGACGTTTTGTTTGATGTGAGTTCGTATGAGCAATATGGTCGCTTAAGTAAGCAAGACTTGTCGCAGCTAAATGCAGGTGCTCGCGTTGAAACGAGCAGCGATAAGGATGATCCTCTTGATTTCGTTTTGTGGAAGTCGGCAAAACCAGATGAACCTAGTTGGGCATCACCTTGGGGCAATGGCCGCCCCGGTTGGCATATTGAGTGTTCAGCAATGAACCATAAACATTTGGGCGAGCATTTCGATATTCATGGCGGTGGCTCAGATTTGATGTTTCCACATCATGAAAATGAGATAGCGCAATCATGCTGTGCTTTCGATACACCCTATGTAAATACATGGATGCACGCCGGAATGGTGCAGGTGGACGACGTTAAAATGTCAAAATCACTGGGCAATTTTTTCACGCTGCGCGACGTATTAAAAGTGCATGATCCCGAGACGCTGAGATTCTTCCTGATGTCGGCGCATTACCGCAGTCAATTAAGTTATTCACAGGACAGTATTTCACAAGCGAAAGCGGGTTTGGAAAGACTGTATACATCTTTACGTGATATTACGCCGAATATGGGCGTAGATTTAGCACAAGGTGGTTATTTAGCTCGATTTGAAGCAGCGATGAATGATGATTTTAATATGCCAGTTGCGTTCTCTGTATTGTTCGATGTAGCAAAAGATTTGAACAAAGCTAGCGATCCTGCAGTGGCAAACGATCTTGCTGGTATTTTGAAAAAGCTAGGCGCTATTTTAGGTATTTTACAAATGGCACCATCAGATTACTTACAGGGCAATTTAGGTGGTGAGGAAGGTGATGATTTAGCCGCGAAGGTTGAGGCACTTATCGAGCAACGCAACACGGCGCGCGCAAATAAAGATTGGCCAATGGCAGATGCTGCCCGTGACGGTTTAAATGAAATAGGTGTTGTGCTGGAAGACGGTCCTTCAGGAACAACTTGGCGAAAAGTGTAA
- the lpxH gene encoding UDP-2,3-diacylglucosamine diphosphatase, whose translation MSVTYFISDLHLSADRQDINNCLFHFLQTEAIHADALYILGDLFEVWIGDDNVTPFSESIAAALKSLSATVPIYFIHGNRDFAIRQAFADRAGMTILPEQYVIDLYGRRALLMHGDELCTRDLEYQKFRKKSRSWWWPRLMLLLPLKIRQKIANDGRETSKNNQKQLTAEIMDVTQSEVELAMQRHNVDLLIHGHTHRPNVHKFYVNNKPMKRIVLGDWYDQGSILIADAHHLSLENRAFQ comes from the coding sequence ATGTCTGTTACCTACTTTATCTCCGATCTGCATCTTAGTGCAGATCGGCAAGATATTAACAACTGCCTGTTTCACTTTCTGCAAACGGAAGCCATTCACGCAGACGCGCTTTATATTTTAGGCGACCTTTTCGAAGTATGGATTGGAGACGACAACGTCACTCCTTTCTCAGAAAGCATTGCCGCCGCATTAAAAAGTTTGAGTGCTACAGTACCTATTTATTTCATTCACGGTAATCGCGACTTCGCCATTCGCCAAGCGTTTGCTGACAGAGCTGGCATGACTATTCTGCCGGAACAGTATGTTATCGATCTGTACGGCCGCAGAGCCCTCCTAATGCACGGCGACGAACTGTGCACTCGCGACCTTGAGTATCAGAAGTTTAGAAAAAAATCTCGCAGTTGGTGGTGGCCTAGGCTCATGCTGTTGCTGCCTCTAAAAATACGTCAAAAAATCGCTAACGACGGTCGTGAGACAAGCAAAAACAATCAGAAACAATTGACCGCTGAGATTATGGACGTAACCCAAAGTGAAGTTGAATTAGCAATGCAGCGACATAACGTTGACTTGCTGATACATGGACACACGCATCGACCAAATGTGCATAAATTTTACGTTAACAATAAACCGATGAAGCGCATCGTGCTAGGTGATTGGTATGATCAGGGCAGTATTTTGATTGCTGATGCACATCACTTGTCGTTAGAAAATCGCGCCTTTCAGTAA
- a CDS encoding alkaline phosphatase, giving the protein MNLIRKIAILSLTAGLSTVAAATALPEHQTSNAWYTDAHAKLMEKLQTNNSFKAKNVIVFIGDGMGISTLTSARILQGQLNDQLGEEGYLSFESFPHTALVKTYNVDAQTPDSAGTMTAMMSGLKTDVGVIGVDEDISRGDCSTVAGNEVVTALELAEIKGLATGIISTARITHATPAATYAKSADRNWEDISDMPEAAITGGCKDIADQLVNFENYLEKRYVGVDIDGIDVVFGGGRRHFLPKDEAFNSTDAASAVEGDRTDGRDLTAEWKTKYPLGNYVFDQTGFDAIHAATSTKVFGLFNESHMQYEADRGNDIAGEPSLTQMTEKAIDILDNQEKGFFLMVESGRIDHGHHAGSAYNALTDAIELSNAVKKAYDMTSSEDTLILVTADHGHVFTIAGYPKRGNPILGKVVGVNSDTPAQDADGLPYTTLGYTNGLGMMDLGTETDADASYAMTNNAGRKDISAIDTESSGFHQEALVPLSSETHSGEDVALHANGPGAQLVQGVIEQSALFHVINQALDLIQE; this is encoded by the coding sequence ATGAATTTAATCAGAAAGATAGCTATTCTCTCTCTTACAGCAGGCCTTAGTACGGTTGCTGCTGCAACAGCTCTGCCTGAACACCAAACATCAAATGCTTGGTACACCGATGCTCACGCTAAACTAATGGAAAAACTGCAAACGAACAACAGTTTTAAAGCCAAAAATGTGATTGTATTTATAGGTGATGGAATGGGTATTTCAACGCTAACATCTGCTCGAATTTTACAAGGGCAACTGAATGACCAACTTGGAGAAGAAGGTTACCTTAGTTTTGAATCATTTCCACACACAGCACTTGTTAAAACTTATAACGTTGATGCACAAACACCCGACTCTGCCGGCACAATGACCGCCATGATGTCTGGCTTGAAAACTGACGTGGGTGTTATCGGCGTTGATGAAGACATTAGTCGCGGTGATTGTTCTACCGTTGCTGGGAATGAAGTTGTTACTGCACTTGAACTAGCTGAAATTAAAGGCTTAGCAACAGGTATTATTTCGACCGCTCGCATTACGCACGCAACACCAGCGGCAACCTATGCTAAATCTGCAGATAGAAACTGGGAAGACATATCTGATATGCCGGAAGCTGCGATAACTGGAGGCTGTAAAGATATTGCTGATCAGTTAGTCAATTTTGAAAACTATTTGGAAAAGCGTTATGTCGGTGTTGATATAGATGGAATTGATGTTGTTTTTGGTGGTGGACGTCGTCACTTTCTCCCTAAAGATGAAGCATTCAATAGCACTGATGCAGCGAGCGCAGTTGAAGGCGATCGCACTGATGGACGCGACCTGACTGCAGAATGGAAAACAAAATACCCGCTTGGAAATTACGTTTTTGACCAAACAGGATTTGACGCAATTCATGCGGCAACGTCTACAAAGGTGTTTGGTTTATTCAACGAGTCGCATATGCAATATGAGGCGGATCGCGGCAACGATATCGCAGGCGAGCCGAGCTTGACGCAGATGACCGAAAAAGCGATTGATATTTTAGACAACCAAGAGAAAGGGTTCTTCTTGATGGTTGAATCAGGTCGCATTGACCATGGACATCACGCTGGCAGCGCATATAACGCCCTCACTGATGCTATTGAACTATCTAATGCAGTTAAGAAAGCTTATGACATGACTAGTAGCGAGGACACCTTAATTCTCGTTACCGCTGACCACGGTCACGTATTTACGATTGCAGGCTATCCAAAACGCGGCAACCCTATTCTCGGCAAGGTAGTCGGAGTGAATTCAGATACGCCAGCGCAAGATGCTGATGGCCTACCCTACACTACATTAGGCTACACCAATGGCCTTGGAATGATGGATTTGGGCACTGAAACAGATGCCGATGCATCTTACGCAATGACTAACAATGCTGGCCGCAAAGACATATCTGCGATCGACACTGAATCGTCAGGCTTCCACCAAGAAGCATTGGTACCACTAAGCTCCGAAACTCATAGTGGT
- a CDS encoding peptidylprolyl isomerase: MVILKTNHGDIKLAMFADAAPKTVANFLSYVEEGFYNGTIFHRVISNFMVQGGGFEPGLEQKTPKAPIENEADNGKSNKLGTLAMARTNDPHSATAQFFINVKDNNFLDFTAANSQGYGYCVFAEVVEGMDVVEKIKGVATGNMGMHQDVPLEDVIIESAEIIE; this comes from the coding sequence ATGGTTATTTTAAAGACAAATCACGGCGATATTAAGCTCGCTATGTTTGCAGACGCAGCTCCAAAGACGGTGGCGAACTTTTTAAGCTACGTCGAAGAGGGTTTTTACAACGGCACGATTTTTCATCGCGTAATCAGCAACTTCATGGTGCAAGGTGGTGGTTTCGAACCTGGCCTTGAACAGAAGACCCCTAAAGCACCAATTGAAAACGAAGCCGATAACGGCAAGAGTAATAAATTAGGTACGCTTGCAATGGCTCGCACAAACGACCCGCATTCAGCGACAGCTCAATTTTTCATTAACGTAAAAGACAATAACTTTTTAGATTTTACTGCCGCTAATTCTCAAGGTTACGGCTACTGCGTATTCGCTGAAGTTGTTGAAGGCATGGACGTTGTTGAAAAAATCAAAGGTGTTGCTACAGGTAACATGGGCATGCATCAAGATGTTCCGCTAGAAGACGTAATAATTGAGTCTGCAGAAATTATTGAATAA